Proteins from a genomic interval of Medicago truncatula cultivar Jemalong A17 chromosome 3, MtrunA17r5.0-ANR, whole genome shotgun sequence:
- the LOC112418190 gene encoding zinc finger MYM-type protein 1, with amino-acid sequence MHNKCIKHYDDYKNQRQSVTSKIARATRESEELYKIRLTCSLDCTKFLVSQGISFRGHDETSNSLNKGNFRELIDWEKSKNEQVRDAFDRGGKNCKMTCGDIQKDLAMSCAHEVMKVITEELGDKQFSVLIDESRDISVKEQMAVMLRSVVVFSNFYIVWFFWFLNDKGEVVERYFALYHVKDTTSEALKNALYDILDRYTLSISRIRGQGYDGASNMRGEFNGLQRKILDENPYAFYVHCYAHRLQLVIVSVASSCSSINDFFEYISFIVTTSSASCKRMDALTEVQHEDILSKLSSGEISTGRGLNQSCSLARPGDTRWGSHHITLLRLDQMWSSVLVVLSMVDKDGRGPSQAAGLIEKMESFKFVFILKLMLKLFGITNELSKILQRKDLNIVLAMDLINVVKSRFATLRDNGWDNLFLDVQEFCVAKGIPVPNMDDEIPVRGRSRLEGRTVTNLHHYRAEIFYVAIDKICVEMDHRFSEGSNISDDDRGTIREQLDTYVLQVKRHASFSSCEDVQSLAMKMVQTEKHLVFPLVYKLIELALILPVSTASVERAFSAMKIIKTKLRNKINNEWLNDLMICYTEREIFKSLDDIDIIRTFTAKKSRKGHLPPDFI; translated from the exons ATGCACAACAAATGTATCAAGCATTATGATGATTATAAGAATCAAAGACAAAGTGTGACAAGTAAGATTGCTAGAGCAACTAGGGAATCGGAAGAGTTGTATAAAATCCGCTTGACTTGTTCTCTTGATTGTACTAAATTTCTCGTATCACAAGGCATTTCTTTCCGTGGCCATGATGAAACGTCTAATTCTCTAAACAAGGGAAATTTTAGAGAGTTGATAGATTGGGAAAAATCAAAGAATGAACAAGTGAGAGATGCTTTTGACCGTGGGGgaaaaaattgcaaaatgaCTTGCGGTGACATTCAAAAGGATCTTGCAATGTCTTGTGCACATGAAGTTATGAAGGTGATTACGGAAGAGCTTGGTGATAAACAATTCTCTGTGCTTATTGATGAGTCACGTGATATATCCGTCAAAGAGCAAATGGCGGTGATGTTGAGGTCAGTAGTTGTATTTTCCAATTTCTacattgtttggtttttttg gtTCTTGAACGACAAAGGGGAAGTTGTGGAACGATATTTTGCACTATATCATGTCAAAGATACTACTTCTGAGGCACTAAAGAATGCTCTTTATGATATTCTTGATCGTTACACGTTATCTATTTCAAGGATACGAGGGCAAGGATATGACGGGGCTTCAAATATGAGAGGTGAATTTAATGGTTTGCAAAGAAAGATCCTAGATGAAAACCCTTATGCTTTCTATGTCCATTGTTATGCTCACCGCTTGCAATTGGTGATTGTGTCCGTTGCTAGTAGTTGCTCATCTATTAATGATTTCTTTGAGTACATATCCTTCATTGTAACAACATCAAGTGCATCTTGTAAGAGAATGGATGCTTTGACGGAGGTACAACACGAAGATATTTTAAGTAAACTATCGAGTGGTGAGATATCTACAGGAAGGGGTTTGAACCAATCATGTAGTCTCGCTAGACCCGGGGATACTAGATGGGGTTCACATCATATTACCTTGCTTCGTTTGGATCAAATGTGGTCCTCCGTGTTAGTGGTGCTTAGTATGGTTGATAAAGATGGACGTGGACCATCTCAAGCAGCGGGTTTGATAGAAAAAATGGAGAgctttaaatttgttttcattttgaagttaatgttaaagttgtttggtatcACAAACGAGCTTTCAAAAATCTTGCAAAGAAAAGATCTTAATATTGTGCTTGCCATGGATTTAATTAATGTTGTCAAATCTCGGTTTGCCACATTGAGAGATAATGGTTgggataatttatttttggatgtACAAGAATTTTGTGTTGCTAAAGGTATTCCGGTGCCAAATATGGATGATGAAATACCGGTTAGGGGTCGTTCAAGACTAGAAGGGAGGACTGTCACTAATCTTCACCATTACCGTGCAGAGATTTTTTATGTTGCTATTGACAAAATATGTGTGGAGATGGATCATCGCTTTAGTGAAGGAAGTAACATT TCTGATGATGATCGTGGAACAATAAGGGAGCAACTTGACACTTATGTACTTCAAGTGAAAAGGCAtgcttccttttcttcttgtGAAGATGTTCAAAGTTTGGCTATGAAGATGGTTCAAACTGAGAAACATTTGGTATTTCCATTGGTCTACAAACTCATTGAGTTGGCTTTGATATTGCCGGTGTCGACTGCATCCGTTGAAAGAGCTTTTTCAGCAATGAAGATTATCAAGACTAAATTGCGCAACAAGATTAACAATGAGTGGttaaatgatttgatgatatgttaCACCGAGCGGGAGATATTCAAATCACTTGATGACATTGATATTATTCGAACATTCACCGCAAAGAAATCTCGGAAAGGGCATTTACCTCCTGATTTTATCTAG
- the LOC25480529 gene encoding probable myosin-binding protein 5, whose translation MASRSFSHFVEEALGKFPHLVIYIFLEWVLIFILFLDGFLAFIANEYARFFELKIPCWLCTRFDHAMVHRNPDFYYNESVCEAHKKDMSSLAFCHNHKKLSDIRKMCEGCLLSFATEKESDCDTYKSLVGILHKDLECFVEDGQPIQLSLKDDDGLMMQLDRNSTQKCSCCGKPLKVKSSSPYIAKARHSEARAPTPSPRAFPFSSSKNDHPHSLDLPHIGYTPLKFMSPNDSEHLEEDDGHHNVKSDKFTPTFTRGNKFFGIPLSDSTNNSPRWSYRFNKKSPLEKTEFASDSHEVMNSVQNDFDDAIVNNLKRQVRLDRKSLMALYMDLDEERSASAVAANNAMAMITRLQAEKAAVQMEALQYQRMMEEQAEYDEEALEATNDMLIKREEEIRALEAELDFYRNKYGTLIEESGGGNTPSYRLNEARGEDFKDIKADKTYLLGRMKKIENRSPFSETGSYSLHSDSDSVNNIDSETGN comes from the exons ATGGCTAGTCGATCATTTTCGCATTTTGTTGAGGAAGCATTGGGGAAATTCCCACACTTGGTGATCTATATTTTTCTTGAATGGGTGCTAATATTCATACTCTTCCTTGATGGGTTTCTAGCATTCATTGCCAATGAGTATGCAAgattttttgaattgaaaatccCTTGTTGGTTATGCACAAGGTTCGATCACGCAATGGTTCATAGAAATCCTGATTTTTATTACAACGAGTCGGTGTGTGAGGCTCACAAGAAAGATATGTCGTCTCTTGCATTTTGCCATAATCACAAGAAACTCTCTGACATAAGGAAAATGTGTGAAGGTTGTTTGCTTTCATTCGCAACGGAGAAGGAATCGGATTGTGATACCTATAAATCACTTGTAGGGATTTTGCATAAGGATTTGGAATGCTTTGTTGAGGATGGACAACCTATTCAGTTGAGTTTGAAAGATGATGATGGCTTAATGATGCAGCTTGATAGAAATAGTACTCAGAAATGTTCTTGTTGTGGAAAACCATTGAAAGTTAAGTCTTCTTCTCCCTATATTGCCAAAGCGAGACACTCGGAAGCACGAGCCCCGACTCCTTCACCACGAGCTTTCCcattttcatcatcaaaaaaCGATCATCCTCATTCTCTTGATTTGCCTCACATTGGGTATACACCACTCAAGTTTATGTCACCAAATGACTCTGAGCATCTAGAGGAGGATGATGGCCACCATAATGTCAAAAGTGA CAAATTCACCCCGACATTTACAAGAGGCAATAAGTTCTTTGGAATCCCACTCTCAGATTCAACAAACAACAGTCCCAGATGGTCTTACAGGTTTAACAAGAAATCACCATTAGAAAAGACAGAATTTGCCTCTGACTCGCACGAGGTAATGAATTCTGTTCAAAATGATTTCGATGATGCCATTGTAAACAATTTGAAGAGACAAGTTCGTTTGGACCGGAAATCACTCATGGCTTTGTACATGGATTTGGACGAAGAAAGAAGTGCTTCAGCTGTCGCTGCAAACAACGCAATGGCAATGATCACACGGTTACAGGCTGAGAAAGCAGCAGTGCAGATGGAAGCTTTGCAGTATCAAAGAATGATGGAAGAACAGGCCGAGTACGATGAGGAAGCATTAGAGGCAACTAATGACATGCTTATCAAAAGAGAGGAAGAGATTAGAGCTTTAGAAGCTGAATTGGATTTTTATAGAAACAAATATGGAACTTTAATAGAAGAAAGTGGTGGTGGTAATACTCCTTCATACAGACTCAATGAAGCAAGAGGAGAGGattttaaagatattaaagCAGATAAAACATATTTGCTTGGTCGCATGAAGAAGATAGAAAATAGATCACCCTTTTCAGAAACTGGATCTTACTCCTTACACTCTGACTCTGACAGTGTTAATAATATAGACAGTGAGACAGGTAATTAA
- the LOC25480530 gene encoding 5-formyltetrahydrofolate cyclo-ligase, mitochondrial has protein sequence MRAAAKGVLVSGQLYAQQPYGMLLRMTSTNCNTGDELDAIFKQKKALRTQVRKTLKAIDPSLRSQQDKAIQDIIVGAPWFKSSRGLCAYISCSALREVDTSKLLSHILQPPPAGDKKLYVPRVEDKNSHMRMLNISRIDDLVANSMNILEPTPVDADGNARQDVLQANDPVDIMLLPGLAFDKSGRRLGRGGGYYDTFLKNYRDLAETRNWTQPLLVALSYSQQILDDGVIPVTSTDIPVDALVSPEGVIPISSAAFDRMDL, from the exons ATGAGAGCAGCCGCGAAAGGTGTGTTAGTGAGTGGACAGTTGTACGCCCAGCAGCCATATGGTATGTTGTTGAGGATGACGTCGACGAACTGTAACACCGGTGATGAATTAGACGCCATTTTCAAACAGAAGAAAGCTCTTCGAACTCAGGTCAGAAAAACCCTTAAAGCCATCGACCCATCCCTCAGATCTCAACAAG ACAAAGCTATTCAGGACATAATTGTAGGTGCTCCGTGGTTTAAATCAAGTCGTGGGTTATGCGCATACATAAGTTGCAGTGCTTTACGGGAAGTTGATACTTCCAAACTTTTGTCTCATATTTTGCAACCTCCACCCGCTG GTGATAAAAAACTATATGTACCTCGAGTGGAGGATAAAAATAGTCACATGCGTATGCTTAACATATCGCGTATTGATGATCTTGTTGCAAACTCGATGAACATCTTAGAACCAACTCCAGTTGATGCCGATGGAAATGCACGTCAAGATG TTTTGCAGGCGAATGACCCAGTTGATATTATGCTTTTACCTG GATTGGCATTTGACAAATCTGGAAGACGCTTAGGCCGTGGTGGagg TTACTACGATACCTTCCTGAAAAATTATCGGGACCTAGCAGAGACACGGAACTGGACGCAGCCCTTGCTTG ttGCACTGTCATATTCACAACAAATACTAGATGATGGAGTAATACCAGTTACTTCAACGGATATTCCAGTTGATGCTCTTGTGTCTCCAGAAGGTGTAATTCCTATCAGTTCTGCTGCCTTTGACAG AATGGATCTCTGA
- the LOC25480532 gene encoding uncharacterized protein → MRDREMVAISLYRGNLHRAPDVPRRWLMPNPKISLKDFKSLLSRRSKALSRTSSSSNPNPNPNPNHVVDDVPSSTTNLKQLIQISNEPEKEEEEQEQEQEELVDSKKPLDGSEFKNDGLEKVSDDDAAAAAAATSMEIQTDPIIENHVDLLNDEDEKRKKEVQDKLQVLNAKKHNLVLVLKQILNAEEELKRRNSVQQQGIAMRGPSVPLKADGTNDTASVSRYMAPRVGSEGNLVGDMDGVEADDFTNHNMQHSRLVLRTSSMSPSSDSPLRRTPSGQQNMVSNPARGSFAAAGSPSRFAQSGQQGNPMNLPSVSVSGTSYIASSPSPAASGGTSVFRDARHPSPWK, encoded by the exons ATGAGAGACAGAGAAATGGTAGCAATTTCATTATACAGAGGGAATCTTCACCGAGCACCCGATGTGCCTCGTCGATGGTTAATGCCAAACCCTAAAATCTCTCTTAAAGATTTCAAATCCCTTTTATCTCGTCGTTCAAAAGCTCTTTCCAGAACCTCTTCTTCCTccaaccctaaccctaaccctaaccccaatcatgttgttgatgatgtacCATCATCCACCACAAACCTAAAACAACTAATACAAATTTCCAATGAAcctgaaaaagaagaagaagaacaagaacaagaacaagaagaacTCGTTGATTCCAAGAAACCGCTTGATGGATCCGAATTCAAGAATGATGGTTTAGAGAAAGTGTCTGATGAtgatgctgctgctgctgcagcTGCAACTTCCATGGAAATACAAACTGACCCG atTATTGAAAATCATGTAGATCTGCTTAATGATGAAGACgagaaaaggaaaaaggaagTTCAGGACAAGTTACAAGTTTTGAATGCCAAAAAACATAATCTGGTGTTAGTGTTGAAGCAG ATTCTTAATGCAGAGGAGGAATTGAAGAGACGGAACAGTGTGCAACAGCAAGGGATTGCCATGCGTGGCCCTTCTGTTCCTCTTAAAGCCGATGGGACCAATGATACTGCTTCAGTTTCAAGGTATATGGCTCCAAGGGTTGGGTCTGAGGGAAATCTTGTAGGTGACATGGATGGTGTTGAAGCTGATGATTTTACTAATCATAATATGCAACATTCTCGCCTTGTACTTCGAACTAGTAGCATGTCTCCTTCTTCAGACTCCCCTCTCAGGAGGACCCCTAGTGGTCAACAGAACATG GTTTCAAACCCTGCTCGGGGAAGTTTCGCAGCTGCTGGTAGTCCATCACGTTTTGCTCAATCAGGACAGCAGGGAAATCCGATGAACCTACCTTCTGTATCTGTGTCAGGAACTAGTTACATTGCATCATCCCCTTCCCCAGCGGCATCTGGTGGAACTTCTGTTTTTAGAGATGCGCGACACCCAAGTCCATGGAAGTAG
- the LOC25480533 gene encoding calmodulin-1 — protein sequence MADQLTDDQIAEFKEAFSLFDKDGDGCITTKELGTVMRSLGQNPTEAELQDMINEVDADGNGTIDFPEFLNLMARKMKDTDSEEELKEAFRVFDKDQNGFISAAELRHVMTNLGEKLTDEEVDEMIREADVDGDGQINYEEFVKVMMAK from the exons ATGGCCGACCAGCTCACTGATGATCAGATCGCCGAGTTCAAGGAGGCCTTCAGCCTCTTCGATAAGGATGGCGATG GTTGTATTACTACCAAGGAACTCGGAACTGTAATGAGGTCACTTGGGCAAAACCCAACTGAGGCAGAGCTACAAGACATGATCAATGAAGTTGATGCTGATGGCAATGGTACCATTGATTTCCCTGAATTCCTCAACCTGATGGCCCGTAAGATGAAAGACACTGATTCAGAGGAGGAACTTAAGGAAGCCTTTCGTGTGTTTGACAAGGATCAGAACGGTTTTATTTCTGCTGCTGAGCTCCGTCATGTTATGACAAATCTTGGTGAGAAGTTGACAGACGAAGAAGTTGATGAGATGATTCGTGAAGCCGATGTTGATGGTGATGGGCAGATCAACTACGAGGAGTTTGTCAAAGTTATGATGGCCAAGTGA